In Gemmatimonadales bacterium, the following are encoded in one genomic region:
- a CDS encoding tetratricopeptide repeat protein: MSWWKRILTGDEAAVKPQRLDYLNEGLALERQGDYEGAITSYQLALRDHPTNVKTLQYIAIALSRTGRREEAIRHYRRAIELAPDLAGAHYGLAFLLIKRGDTERAADHLRTFLAKPPRDPEMARWVDFARETLTQIESGASPVSDAEAPR, from the coding sequence GTGAGCTGGTGGAAACGCATCCTCACGGGTGACGAGGCCGCGGTCAAACCGCAGCGCCTCGACTACCTCAACGAGGGTCTCGCGCTCGAACGCCAGGGCGACTACGAAGGGGCGATCACGTCGTACCAGCTTGCCCTCCGCGATCATCCGACCAACGTGAAGACGCTGCAGTACATCGCGATTGCGCTGTCGCGGACCGGGCGTCGCGAGGAGGCGATCCGGCACTACCGGCGGGCGATCGAACTGGCGCCTGATCTCGCCGGCGCCCATTACGGCCTCGCGTTCCTCCTGATCAAGCGCGGCGACACCGAGCGGGCTGCCGATCACCTCCGGACCTTCCTGGCCAAGCCTCCGCGCGACCCCGAGATGGCGCGATGGGTCGATTTCGCCCGCGAGACGCTGACGCAGATCGAATCCGGGGCGAGCCCGGTCTCGGATGCGGAGGCGCCGCGATGA
- a CDS encoding long-chain fatty acid--CoA ligase, translating to MTPSTLNQIFLSGAERFAGRPAAMRRKIEGMWQNISYDALRTRVRHLGLALQSLGLVAGDRVAIISENRPEWAVADYACLLTRLVDVPIYTTLTPHQIAYMLRDSGARAIFVANRTYLDKILEIRSQLPDLTHLILFDGPAPGPDVMMLDELESRGAGIDANRWEAEAGAVQPDDLATLVYTSGTTGEPKGVMLSHGNITSNVVASLNLLQVGAADEYLSFLPLCHIFERMVGHFTMMQAGAVVSYATSFDTVVTELPEIQPTIVASVPRLYEKIFTRVADTANSAGGLARAIFAWSQDVGRDRLQYTLFDKPVPLGLALRNQIADALVFSKLRRRLGGRIRFLVSGGAPLSADICRFFIAAGLPLIEGYGLTETSPVIAFNDVHRLRPGTVGLPLTGVEVSFAGDGEILVRGPNVMKGYYHKPEATAEAIDRDCWFHTGDIGEFDAEGSLRITDRKKDLIKTSGGKYVAPQPIEGLLKLNKHFANAVMLGDRRRFPIMLVVPNFAALAEWLAAEGIASLSPEELVRMPAVQDRVEREARKSLRDLAQFEMPKKFVLVPRDFTIESGELTATLKVKRKVVEEHFHDAIEAAYAES from the coding sequence GTGACGCCGTCCACACTCAATCAGATCTTCCTCTCAGGTGCGGAACGTTTCGCCGGCCGACCCGCGGCGATGCGGCGCAAGATCGAGGGCATGTGGCAGAATATCTCCTACGATGCGTTGCGCACGCGGGTTCGCCATCTGGGCCTGGCGCTGCAATCGCTCGGCCTCGTTGCCGGTGATCGCGTCGCGATCATCTCCGAGAATCGGCCGGAGTGGGCGGTCGCCGACTACGCCTGCCTCCTCACCCGACTGGTCGATGTCCCGATCTACACCACGCTCACCCCGCACCAGATCGCGTACATGCTGCGCGATTCGGGGGCGCGGGCCATCTTCGTCGCCAATCGCACCTATCTCGACAAGATCCTCGAAATCCGCTCGCAACTTCCCGACCTCACCCACCTGATCCTTTTCGACGGCCCCGCACCCGGGCCCGACGTCATGATGCTCGACGAGCTCGAGTCGCGCGGAGCCGGGATCGATGCGAATCGCTGGGAAGCAGAGGCAGGGGCGGTGCAACCGGACGACCTCGCCACGCTGGTGTACACGTCAGGGACAACCGGTGAACCGAAAGGGGTGATGCTCTCGCACGGGAACATCACCAGCAACGTGGTCGCATCCCTCAACCTTCTGCAGGTTGGTGCGGCCGACGAATACCTCTCCTTCCTGCCGCTCTGCCACATCTTCGAACGGATGGTCGGACATTTCACCATGATGCAGGCAGGGGCGGTGGTGAGCTACGCCACCTCGTTTGACACCGTGGTGACCGAGCTTCCCGAAATCCAGCCGACGATCGTCGCGTCGGTACCCCGGCTCTACGAGAAAATCTTCACCCGCGTCGCCGACACCGCGAATAGCGCCGGCGGACTCGCGCGGGCGATTTTCGCGTGGTCACAAGACGTCGGCCGCGATCGACTACAGTACACGTTGTTCGACAAGCCGGTGCCCCTCGGCCTGGCGCTTCGCAACCAGATCGCCGATGCGCTGGTGTTCTCCAAGCTGCGCCGGCGGCTGGGAGGCAGGATTCGCTTCCTGGTCTCGGGGGGCGCTCCGCTCAGCGCCGATATCTGCCGCTTCTTCATCGCGGCCGGGCTGCCGCTGATCGAGGGATACGGACTCACCGAGACCTCCCCGGTGATCGCATTCAACGATGTCCACCGGCTGCGCCCGGGGACGGTTGGCCTGCCGCTGACCGGCGTCGAGGTGTCGTTTGCGGGCGACGGCGAGATCCTGGTGCGCGGACCGAATGTGATGAAGGGGTACTATCACAAGCCCGAGGCGACAGCAGAGGCGATCGATCGGGATTGCTGGTTCCACACCGGCGACATCGGAGAATTCGACGCCGAGGGCTCGCTGCGCATCACCGATCGAAAGAAGGACCTGATCAAGACGTCGGGCGGGAAGTACGTCGCCCCTCAGCCGATCGAAGGGTTGCTCAAGCTCAACAAGCATTTCGCCAATGCCGTGATGCTCGGCGACAGGCGGCGATTCCCGATCATGCTGGTCGTCCCCAACTTCGCGGCACTGGCTGAATGGCTTGCTGCCGAAGGGATCGCCTCGCTGTCGCCGGAGGAGCTGGTGCGGATGCCCGCGGTCCAGGATCGAGTCGAACGCGAAGCGCGGAAGAGTCTGCGAGATCTGGCACAGTTCGAAATGCCCAAGAAGTTCGTTCTTGTCCCGCGGGATTTCACCATCGAATCGGGCGAACTGACGGCGACGCTCAAGGTGAAGCGGAAAGTCGTCGAGGAGCATTTCCACGACGCGATTGAAGCAGCGTACGCCGAATCGTAG